One part of the Rhodospirillaceae bacterium genome encodes these proteins:
- a CDS encoding OmpA family protein, translating into MTNRRRIRCCVVSIVAIAVILGIGALQPAHAQSGVIGPIDPNVSIDMSVLEDGGVGAVTRPQSGLSFSTDVYGGPVDTIGTIMPSRRAPVSRLLIRPDGSTPSRMARGAAPKLRRPKVKFPKMVRKAKPRKAPRISAPAKSKPVIKAPAVVAVAPPPPPPPAPKPKPAPKPAKVVAAPVAAPPPPPAVETKPVEAAPPPPPPPPAPTPVKKVEAKPAPKPKQTASLPPKGGDIKAGKAIRVVFNPGASKLPNDAKDGLRAIAGKLKGAATLRLQLLAYAGGGSISSSKARRVSLSRALSVRSFLIESGVRSTRIDVRALGNKSTEKPINRVDVNVVER; encoded by the coding sequence ATGACGAACCGCCGACGTATCCGTTGTTGCGTTGTATCCATTGTGGCAATTGCCGTGATCTTGGGTATAGGAGCCCTTCAACCAGCACATGCTCAGTCTGGCGTCATTGGGCCTATCGATCCTAATGTCTCTATCGATATGAGCGTCTTGGAAGACGGTGGAGTTGGCGCTGTAACGCGGCCCCAAAGTGGTCTTTCCTTTTCAACAGATGTCTATGGCGGTCCGGTTGATACCATTGGCACGATCATGCCGAGCAGACGCGCCCCGGTCTCGCGCCTCCTTATTCGTCCGGACGGCTCAACCCCGTCGCGTATGGCACGCGGCGCGGCTCCTAAATTAAGGCGGCCTAAGGTTAAATTCCCTAAGATGGTGCGAAAAGCAAAGCCACGGAAAGCGCCCCGAATTTCAGCCCCAGCTAAATCCAAGCCCGTTATCAAAGCGCCTGCAGTAGTTGCGGTTGCGCCGCCACCACCGCCGCCTCCGGCACCAAAGCCGAAACCTGCACCTAAGCCAGCAAAAGTAGTCGCGGCACCCGTTGCCGCACCACCACCGCCACCTGCGGTCGAAACAAAACCGGTCGAAGCGGCTCCCCCACCACCACCGCCGCCGCCAGCACCTACGCCAGTTAAAAAGGTTGAGGCCAAACCGGCACCGAAACCCAAGCAGACGGCGTCTCTTCCTCCTAAAGGCGGGGACATCAAAGCTGGCAAAGCGATCCGCGTGGTCTTTAATCCTGGGGCGAGCAAGCTTCCCAACGATGCCAAAGACGGCTTACGGGCTATTGCCGGCAAGCTTAAGGGAGCGGCAACGCTCAGACTGCAATTGCTGGCCTATGCTGGCGGTGGCTCCATATCATCGAGCAAAGCCCGGCGGGTTTCGTTGTCCCGAGCGCTTTCGGTTCGCTCGTTTCTGATCGAAAGCGGCGTCCGCAGTACGCGAATTGACGTCCGCGCCCTCGGCAACAAATCAACCGAAAAACCCATTAACCGGGTCGATGTTAATGTTGTGGAACGCTAG
- a CDS encoding flagellar motor protein MotA gives MSRPRRYLFRMILFLATVLGVCGMLFQPLRDAFLSNGPLNGLILGVLILGIIYNFRQVLMLGPEVAWIEGFRQTDRTVLSQKVEPRLLAPMATMMGEHSDRISLSTLSMRSLLDGIYSRLDESKDISRYTIGLLIFLGLLGTFWGLLGTVSSIGNVISSLSVADGDASKVFGALKSGLQAPLDGMGTAFSSSLFGLAGSLVLGFLDLQAGQAQNRFYNDLEEWLSSLTRLSTGALSGDGDHSVPAYVQALLEQTAESLDNLQRTLTRGEESRTLSNVQLVELSEKLGTLTDHMRTEQALMKSLAESQVEMRSVFTKFGEGDSVGGLDEASRIHIRNLDLYLARLLEEMHSGREELNQLVRREVRLLARTIAAKSEDPDS, from the coding sequence ATGTCCCGGCCTCGCCGCTACCTGTTCCGCATGATTCTATTCCTGGCAACGGTGCTGGGCGTTTGTGGCATGCTGTTCCAGCCGTTGCGCGATGCCTTTCTCTCCAATGGTCCGCTTAATGGATTGATCCTCGGTGTCTTGATCCTGGGCATCATCTATAATTTCCGCCAAGTTCTGATGTTAGGGCCAGAGGTTGCGTGGATCGAAGGGTTCCGGCAAACCGACCGCACGGTGTTATCGCAAAAGGTAGAGCCACGTCTGTTGGCCCCGATGGCGACCATGATGGGGGAGCATTCAGACCGGATTAGCCTCTCAACGCTTTCGATGCGGTCTCTGTTGGATGGGATTTACTCACGGCTGGACGAGTCCAAGGATATTTCCCGCTACACCATCGGCCTGCTTATTTTCTTAGGTTTGCTCGGAACATTTTGGGGATTGCTGGGCACGGTGTCTTCCATCGGCAACGTTATATCCAGCCTGTCTGTTGCTGACGGTGATGCCTCGAAGGTCTTTGGTGCCTTAAAAAGCGGCCTGCAGGCGCCCTTGGATGGGATGGGAACCGCCTTTAGCTCATCCCTCTTCGGACTTGCGGGTTCATTGGTACTCGGTTTTCTGGATCTTCAAGCAGGGCAAGCTCAGAACCGGTTTTACAATGACCTGGAAGAATGGCTTTCCAGCCTAACCCGTCTCAGCACCGGTGCCTTATCCGGCGATGGCGACCATTCGGTACCGGCTTATGTGCAGGCCTTGCTGGAACAAACGGCAGAAAGCCTGGATAACTTGCAACGCACGCTAACCCGCGGTGAAGAGAGCCGAACCCTCAGCAACGTGCAACTTGTGGAACTCAGCGAAAAACTGGGCACCCTGACCGACCATATGCGTACCGAACAGGCGCTGATGAAAAGTCTGGCCGAAAGCCAGGTTGAGATGAGGTCGGTATTCACGAAATTTGGCGAGGGTGATAGCGTCGGTGGTCTCGACGAAGCCAGCCGCATTCACATCCGTAATTTAGACCTTTATCTGGCGCGCTTGCTTGAAGAGATGCATTCGGGACGCGAAGAACTAAATCAGTTGGTCCGGCGCGAGGTCCGGCTTTTGGCCCGCACCATCGCGGCCAAATCCGAGGACCCGGATTCGTAA
- a CDS encoding peptidoglycan -binding protein — MPTLARRAQRSTNTWPGFVDALATLLMVIIFLLMIFVLAQFFLNEAITGKDSALDKLRGQVGELAELLALERKSNTDLRSNVAQLSTELQSSVNARDEMSAAIQALTVRAEGAETSVKDLKEKSAELSAKLENAFKSIEVDKEKIKVQLSELAQLTQSVAALQALKESLEKENKGLLGNVEDTETALLKEQELSKSARAQIALLTQQTAALRVQIAKISGLLDAAEKTAKEKNIQIVSLGKRLNAALATKVQELSQYRSEFFGKLRNLLGKQKDIRVVGDRFVFQSEVLFGSGSAKIGGAGETQLTQLATTLRDISKKIPAKINWVLRVDGHTDRIPIRTPKYSSNWELSSARAISVVKFLTAQGIPAERLAATGFGEHQPLDAREDEIAFRRNRRIELKLTQR, encoded by the coding sequence ATGCCCACTCTCGCCCGACGCGCCCAACGCAGCACCAACACCTGGCCCGGTTTCGTTGACGCCTTGGCAACGCTGTTGATGGTGATCATTTTTCTGCTGATGATTTTTGTGTTGGCGCAATTTTTCTTGAATGAGGCGATTACAGGCAAGGATTCAGCCCTGGATAAGCTCCGCGGCCAGGTCGGAGAACTTGCAGAGCTTTTAGCTCTAGAACGCAAATCCAACACAGACCTTCGCTCCAACGTGGCACAACTTTCGACAGAGCTTCAATCTTCGGTCAATGCGCGGGATGAAATGAGTGCCGCCATTCAGGCCCTGACGGTCCGGGCCGAAGGTGCTGAAACCAGTGTTAAAGACCTTAAAGAAAAGTCCGCTGAATTGTCTGCAAAATTGGAAAATGCTTTCAAAAGCATAGAGGTGGACAAGGAGAAGATAAAAGTCCAACTGAGTGAACTGGCCCAGCTCACCCAGAGTGTCGCAGCTCTTCAGGCCTTGAAAGAATCTCTGGAAAAAGAAAACAAGGGCCTGTTGGGCAATGTCGAAGACACCGAAACAGCGCTGCTGAAAGAACAAGAGCTCTCTAAAAGTGCGCGCGCCCAGATCGCACTCCTGACCCAACAAACAGCCGCCCTTCGTGTTCAGATCGCTAAAATTTCCGGCCTGTTAGATGCGGCAGAGAAAACCGCGAAGGAGAAAAACATTCAAATCGTCTCCTTGGGCAAGCGCCTGAATGCGGCCCTAGCGACAAAAGTGCAGGAGCTATCGCAGTATCGGTCGGAATTCTTTGGCAAACTGCGTAATCTACTGGGCAAACAGAAGGACATTCGCGTCGTCGGGGACCGTTTCGTCTTTCAATCGGAAGTCCTGTTTGGCAGCGGGTCTGCCAAAATTGGCGGAGCCGGAGAGACCCAGCTAACCCAATTGGCAACGACGCTACGGGATATTTCAAAAAAAATTCCGGCTAAAATTAATTGGGTGCTTCGGGTCGATGGTCACACAGACCGCATTCCCATCCGCACACCAAAATATTCGTCGAATTGGGAACTGTCTTCGGCACGGGCAATTTCCGTGGTTAAATTTCTGACGGCCCAGGGAATTCCGGCTGAACGCTTGGCTGCCACGGGGTTCGGTGAGCATCAGCCCCTGGATGCCCGCGAAGACGAAATAGCCTTCAGACGCAATCGGCGTATTGAACTTAAGCTGACTCAGCGTTAA
- a CDS encoding MFS transporter: MLPLFLIVFIDLMGFGIIIPLLPFYAEHFHADPFTVGLVMATYSLTQLIAAPVWGRMSDRIGRRPVLLITLAGTAASYIWLGFVDSLAALFAARAIGGAMAGNISAAFAYMADITTREDRAKGMGLIGAAFGLGFIVGPAIGGLLAGADPATADYSLPAFAAAGLSLVALVLAVAILKESLSEEIRARIAARPPEQRFQRMVQAFKTPKLGFLIMVSFLATFVFAGMEATFAMWSERTYAWGPQQNGFLFAGVGIVSAAIQGGLIGRLANRFGEAKLIIQGSVALAIGMVLIPFSENLWILALAMAVLAYGFSTLSPSLNSLISLQVDDENQGAIMGVTRSATTFARIVGPAWAGLLFAQLGKDWPYFVGGGMMLLVAALSIFALLKKPSNES; this comes from the coding sequence ATGCTTCCTCTTTTCCTCATCGTATTTATCGACTTAATGGGCTTCGGTATCATCATTCCGTTGCTGCCGTTCTATGCCGAGCACTTCCATGCCGATCCGTTCACGGTAGGCTTGGTGATGGCGACCTATTCGCTAACCCAGTTGATTGCTGCCCCTGTGTGGGGCCGCATGAGCGATAGAATTGGGCGTAGGCCTGTGCTGCTTATTACTTTGGCTGGGACAGCGGCAAGCTATATCTGGCTGGGGTTCGTTGATAGCCTAGCCGCCTTATTCGCGGCTCGCGCGATTGGCGGGGCCATGGCAGGCAATATCTCCGCCGCCTTCGCTTACATGGCTGACATCACGACAAGGGAAGATCGTGCTAAGGGAATGGGGCTGATTGGGGCGGCGTTCGGGCTTGGATTTATTGTCGGCCCTGCGATTGGTGGCCTTCTTGCAGGTGCTGATCCAGCAACCGCTGACTATAGCCTGCCGGCCTTTGCCGCCGCTGGCTTATCGTTGGTGGCCCTGGTGCTAGCGGTTGCCATTCTAAAAGAGTCTCTATCGGAAGAAATTCGTGCCCGCATTGCCGCCCGCCCGCCTGAGCAACGTTTTCAAAGAATGGTGCAGGCGTTCAAGACTCCCAAACTCGGATTTTTGATCATGGTGTCATTTCTGGCGACATTTGTCTTCGCGGGCATGGAGGCAACATTCGCGATGTGGTCGGAACGGACCTATGCCTGGGGCCCTCAGCAAAATGGGTTTTTATTCGCCGGGGTAGGCATTGTTAGCGCGGCCATTCAAGGCGGGCTGATTGGTCGCCTGGCCAATCGGTTTGGGGAGGCCAAGCTTATTATTCAAGGATCGGTCGCCCTGGCAATTGGTATGGTGCTCATTCCGTTTTCTGAAAACTTATGGATATTGGCATTGGCAATGGCCGTTCTTGCTTACGGGTTCAGCACTCTATCACCATCGCTCAACAGCTTAATCTCCCTGCAAGTGGATGATGAGAACCAAGGTGCAATCATGGGCGTCACCCGTTCTGCGACAACCTTTGCTCGGATTGTCGGCCCTGCCTGGGCTGGGCTTTTATTCGCACAATTGGGCAAGGACTGGCCTTATTTTGTGGGTGGCGGAATGATGCTGTTGGTCGCAGCGCTCAGTATTTTCGCACTCCTAAAAAAGCCTTCGAACGAGAGTTAA
- the rpmE gene encoding 50S ribosomal protein L31 encodes MKKDIHPDYHTVTIEMTDGTTYETRSTMGKEGDSLKLDIDPLTHPAWTGVHRLLDSGGQLAKFNKKFKGFGLKE; translated from the coding sequence ATGAAAAAAGATATTCACCCTGATTACCACACCGTCACCATCGAAATGACGGACGGAACGACCTATGAAACTCGGTCGACCATGGGTAAGGAAGGCGATTCGTTAAAGCTGGACATTGACCCCCTCACCCATCCTGCATGGACGGGCGTGCATCGATTGCTCGATAGTGGCGGTCAGCTGGCCAAATTTAACAAGAAATTCAAAGGGTTCGGCCTTAAAGAGTAA
- a CDS encoding adenylate/guanylate cyclase domain-containing protein, which produces MAGTNDVSFEVHVQKNGRWEIHAQYPSNKQTAAVTDAKALDRLSTVQAVKVIKDAFDRQAGASKETIVFASESLGITIQKDPPKKAAPKASEPQKKASSAPNIKISKQSKGSRRRSIEYDDAPAQGTSAIGLVIKLLWVLLFSTIIALALASLSGVWLKDSGFSNASQSNIWFAIFIITFLVSASYMAMRFIPKSAFASSPVQGSRNSKQSSSGKRTNTDVDDFDDEGPGMDADPIAEQEAVEDGLNLQDALSISLEDHRDYLMEFLDKSLVKRKRKLKKMDNFNRFGVNLYLAGASEAMGQLRQLGPDAVIAILAESAQAIGFVKADADSFAQRFNEYLMADSRYMQMFQAGRNAMNTYYSDQSVAPRFLTLAFEEWNKPKQKDERQGTVSVLFTDIAGSTAMTQDLGDAGAQEVVRAHNRIVREALSKFEGNEIKHTGDGIMASFNNASQSVEAASQMQVDTIAYTEANPELPLHLKIGINAGEPIAEDNDLFGTTVQLSARITDKAQGDQIFVSDTVYGICQGKGMQFVQTKKFDMKGFDGGLSLWEVVWREEVLERALEDATEDLEEEAPGEDEDAIDAEGEDEEADDEVYSEDEIPASEAEEAEPDAEATDVEAAEGDAEAEAETNAEDGETPAAEGNEAEAAVAAETPPAAEAVAEAVPAEPAPVAEAPAAQPAPAAQPQPDPAAEKPSS; this is translated from the coding sequence ATGGCCGGCACGAACGACGTTTCGTTTGAAGTCCACGTCCAAAAGAACGGGCGGTGGGAGATTCACGCCCAATACCCCAGCAACAAACAAACAGCCGCCGTTACAGATGCCAAGGCCCTTGATCGACTGAGCACGGTGCAGGCGGTTAAAGTTATTAAAGATGCATTTGACCGTCAGGCCGGCGCGAGCAAAGAAACTATTGTATTCGCCAGTGAAAGTCTCGGCATTACAATTCAAAAAGATCCGCCCAAAAAGGCAGCGCCAAAAGCATCGGAACCACAGAAGAAAGCATCTTCTGCACCTAATATAAAAATTTCGAAACAGTCCAAAGGAAGCCGACGTCGCTCAATAGAATATGATGACGCTCCGGCTCAAGGAACCAGTGCCATTGGGCTTGTCATAAAACTCCTTTGGGTGCTTCTGTTTAGCACTATCATAGCTCTAGCATTGGCCAGTTTATCTGGGGTATGGCTTAAAGACTCCGGCTTCAGCAACGCGTCACAGTCCAATATTTGGTTCGCCATCTTTATCATTACGTTTTTAGTTAGCGCCTCATATATGGCGATGAGATTTATACCCAAATCTGCTTTCGCCTCTTCCCCAGTTCAGGGCAGCAGAAACTCCAAGCAATCATCCTCCGGCAAAAGAACCAACACTGACGTGGATGATTTCGACGATGAGGGGCCTGGCATGGATGCGGACCCTATCGCGGAACAGGAAGCCGTAGAAGACGGGCTCAACCTACAAGACGCGCTCTCTATTTCACTGGAAGACCACCGAGACTACCTCATGGAATTTCTCGATAAGTCCTTGGTCAAGCGCAAACGCAAACTGAAAAAAATGGATAACTTCAACCGATTTGGCGTGAATTTGTATCTCGCTGGTGCCTCTGAAGCCATGGGGCAGTTGCGCCAACTAGGTCCCGACGCCGTGATCGCTATTTTGGCCGAAAGCGCCCAGGCCATTGGCTTTGTTAAGGCCGATGCGGATTCTTTTGCCCAACGATTTAACGAATATCTAATGGCTGATTCGCGCTATATGCAAATGTTCCAAGCGGGCCGTAATGCCATGAACACCTATTATAGCGACCAGTCTGTTGCCCCGCGGTTCCTGACCCTTGCCTTTGAAGAATGGAACAAGCCGAAGCAAAAAGACGAGCGTCAAGGCACAGTATCCGTTCTATTTACCGATATTGCAGGCTCAACAGCGATGACCCAGGACCTAGGTGATGCAGGCGCGCAGGAAGTCGTCCGCGCACACAACCGCATCGTACGTGAAGCCTTGAGCAAATTCGAAGGCAATGAAATTAAACATACCGGCGATGGCATCATGGCCAGCTTCAATAATGCCTCTCAATCGGTGGAGGCGGCCTCGCAGATGCAGGTCGACACAATCGCCTACACTGAGGCTAATCCAGAACTGCCGCTTCATCTCAAGATCGGCATTAACGCGGGTGAGCCAATCGCGGAAGACAATGACCTTTTCGGTACCACAGTCCAGTTGTCCGCCCGAATTACCGATAAGGCGCAAGGTGATCAAATTTTCGTTTCCGATACGGTCTACGGAATTTGTCAGGGCAAAGGCATGCAATTCGTCCAGACAAAAAAATTCGATATGAAGGGATTTGACGGCGGGTTAAGTCTTTGGGAAGTCGTCTGGCGTGAAGAAGTCCTCGAAAGAGCTTTGGAGGATGCGACAGAAGACCTCGAAGAGGAAGCTCCTGGAGAAGATGAAGACGCCATAGACGCTGAGGGTGAAGACGAAGAGGCCGATGATGAGGTCTACTCCGAAGATGAAATCCCGGCATCTGAGGCCGAAGAAGCTGAGCCTGATGCGGAAGCCACTGATGTGGAAGCTGCCGAAGGTGACGCGGAAGCTGAAGCGGAAACAAATGCTGAAGATGGCGAAACGCCTGCGGCAGAAGGGAATGAAGCGGAAGCCGCTGTCGCAGCAGAAACCCCACCCGCTGCTGAAGCTGTTGCCGAAGCCGTTCCTGCTGAGCCAGCCCCTGTAGCGGAAGCACCTGCGGCTCAGCCCGCACCAGCAGCACAGCCGCAACCTGATCCGGCTGCAGAAAAACCCTCATCCTAA
- a CDS encoding DUF1192 domain-containing protein, giving the protein MDIDDLEPRKKPKEIKNLEIMSVEALNNYIAELEEEIARVRSAISFKESARDGAESFFKK; this is encoded by the coding sequence TTGGATATTGATGATCTGGAGCCAAGAAAAAAGCCGAAGGAAATAAAAAACCTGGAAATTATGTCGGTTGAGGCACTCAATAATTACATTGCCGAATTGGAGGAAGAGATTGCCCGGGTTCGGTCGGCTATTTCATTCAAGGAATCTGCGCGCGACGGAGCTGAGTCGTTTTTCAAAAAATAG
- a CDS encoding DUF1013 domain-containing protein — MAQPLMPKATAVWLVENTVLTFDQIATFCGMHHLEVQAIADDEVAIGMQGMDPIANGELTQEEIDRCAADSSQHLVQAERKIVIPIHKKKGARYTPVSKRQDRPDAISWLLKNYPELSDAQISRLIGTTKPTINAIRDKTHWNSTNIKQQNPVSLGLCTGVDLEKIVAIARARAGTVHSKTAEPEAAPQAEATPQAEGSKNE; from the coding sequence ATGGCGCAACCATTAATGCCCAAGGCGACTGCTGTTTGGCTAGTCGAAAATACGGTTCTTACTTTTGATCAGATCGCGACGTTCTGCGGAATGCATCATTTGGAAGTCCAGGCCATTGCCGATGACGAGGTCGCCATTGGCATGCAAGGCATGGACCCTATAGCCAACGGTGAGCTTACGCAGGAAGAAATCGACCGCTGCGCCGCAGATTCATCACAGCACCTCGTCCAAGCCGAACGCAAAATCGTTATTCCTATCCACAAAAAGAAGGGCGCACGCTATACGCCTGTTTCCAAGCGCCAAGACCGGCCTGATGCGATTTCCTGGTTGTTAAAAAATTACCCTGAACTCAGTGACGCGCAAATTTCCAGGCTGATTGGAACCACCAAGCCGACAATTAATGCCATCCGCGACAAAACCCATTGGAACTCGACCAACATCAAACAACAAAACCCTGTGAGTTTAGGACTTTGTACAGGCGTGGACCTCGAAAAAATCGTCGCCATCGCCAGAGCACGGGCAGGCACGGTCCATTCAAAAACCGCTGAACCTGAAGCCGCTCCGCAAGCTGAGGCCACACCGCAAGCTGAAGGCAGCAAAAACGAATAG
- a CDS encoding YdcH family protein, with amino-acid sequence MDLDARIEELKIQHHALESALEEAGQRQPDDIEVHNLKKRKLQIKDEIARLT; translated from the coding sequence ATGGATCTTGATGCACGAATCGAAGAATTAAAAATTCAACACCACGCACTCGAATCCGCACTTGAAGAAGCGGGTCAACGACAACCGGACGATATTGAAGTCCACAATCTAAAAAAGAGAAAGCTTCAAATTAAGGACGAGATCGCAAGGTTGACCTAA
- a CDS encoding DUF465 domain-containing protein, whose product MDDQEELQKQLQELIVEHRDLDDVIQHLFEHKPANQLQVQRLKKRKLVLKDQINNIENQLLPDIIA is encoded by the coding sequence ATGGACGACCAAGAAGAACTTCAGAAACAACTTCAAGAACTCATAGTCGAGCATCGTGACCTCGACGACGTCATCCAACATCTTTTCGAACATAAACCTGCAAATCAACTCCAGGTCCAACGTCTGAAAAAACGCAAACTTGTCTTAAAAGACCAGATTAATAATATAGAGAATCAGCTACTGCCCGATATTATCGCCTAA
- a CDS encoding diguanylate cyclase, producing MVDVTNLQKITPASATDKRSKDSHRKKTGHDAEDKAEDEVQATGDLAFIMDFPVEELTPKVYTALTNLVAEFNRQRDELEHTHDHALYLEEQADKHEYLPTLSRRGLLRHLSRIMAHSERAGLTNGFVYLHVRNLGEIRRNHGRQAAEHALVHVAEVLQNELRDSDVLGSLGGEDFGVVLTVTDAASVKDKANELASALESRRVRWGVSSLDVEIWTGIHIFRSAPTPEEIIEAADRVLIDREGRPALESVIPSEISAGRADEDVGTEDIQAVAEDITSADVLLMSEIAALTPKDEDEDKDGEDLGDNIGQ from the coding sequence ATGGTTGACGTCACTAATTTACAAAAAATTACGCCCGCGTCGGCAACCGACAAGCGGAGCAAAGATTCTCATCGTAAAAAAACAGGTCACGATGCAGAAGATAAGGCTGAGGACGAAGTCCAAGCCACCGGCGATCTCGCCTTTATTATGGATTTTCCGGTCGAGGAATTAACCCCGAAGGTCTATACCGCTCTCACCAATTTAGTTGCCGAGTTTAACCGCCAACGAGACGAGTTGGAACACACCCACGATCACGCGCTTTATCTGGAAGAGCAGGCGGATAAGCACGAATACTTGCCGACGCTCAGCCGACGCGGACTGCTACGTCACCTCTCTAGAATCATGGCACATTCGGAACGGGCGGGTTTAACCAACGGATTTGTTTATCTACACGTGCGGAACTTGGGTGAAATTCGACGGAACCACGGTCGCCAAGCGGCGGAGCACGCTTTGGTTCATGTCGCAGAAGTCCTGCAAAACGAACTGCGCGATAGTGATGTTCTTGGCAGCCTTGGCGGTGAAGACTTCGGCGTGGTCCTGACGGTTACGGATGCGGCGTCGGTAAAAGACAAAGCCAATGAATTGGCATCTGCCTTGGAATCGCGACGTGTTCGCTGGGGTGTGTCGTCGCTAGATGTAGAAATTTGGACAGGCATTCACATCTTCCGGTCGGCGCCGACACCAGAAGAAATTATCGAAGCGGCAGACCGGGTTCTGATTGATCGGGAGGGACGGCCTGCACTTGAGTCTGTGATCCCTTCCGAGATAAGCGCAGGACGGGCAGACGAAGACGTTGGCACGGAAGACATTCAGGCTGTGGCTGAGGATATTACGTCTGCTGATGTTTTGTTGATGAGTGAAATTGCCGCGCTTACGCCGAAAGACGAAGATGAAGATAAAGACGGCGAGGATTTAGGCGATAATATCGGGCAGTAG
- the purE gene encoding 5-(carboxyamino)imidazole ribonucleotide mutase translates to MTKTPALVGIIMGSQSDWPTMKHTADTLEGLGIGNEAKVISAHRTPDRLVEYLATAQSRGLKIIIAGAGMAAALPGAAAAMTPLPVLGVPMEGKVAGGLDAILSMVQMPAGVPVGSLGLGRHGATNAALLAASILALSDETIAAAYNKFREDQTAAVPENPE, encoded by the coding sequence ATGACGAAGACCCCAGCACTTGTCGGCATTATAATGGGCAGCCAATCGGATTGGCCGACGATGAAACACACCGCTGATACCCTAGAAGGCCTCGGGATCGGTAACGAGGCCAAGGTCATTTCGGCCCACCGGACACCAGACCGATTGGTAGAGTATTTGGCGACGGCACAATCGCGTGGCCTAAAAATAATTATCGCCGGCGCCGGCATGGCTGCTGCCCTGCCAGGGGCCGCAGCGGCGATGACACCGCTGCCGGTCCTAGGCGTGCCGATGGAAGGCAAAGTCGCCGGTGGCCTGGATGCGATCCTGTCTATGGTGCAGATGCCTGCTGGCGTCCCCGTGGGATCGCTGGGCCTCGGTCGCCATGGCGCAACGAACGCGGCCCTGCTCGCCGCCTCAATCCTGGCGTTAAGCGATGAGACGATTGCAGCGGCCTATAACAAGTTCCGCGAAGATCAAACCGCTGCCGTCCCGGAAAACCCAGAATAA